A genomic region of Pyrus communis chromosome 14, drPyrComm1.1, whole genome shotgun sequence contains the following coding sequences:
- the LOC137714310 gene encoding uncharacterized protein has protein sequence MADNNISVVNSNPQNTTTTFQPFSTIVNIKLDRTNYPLWLAQMLPILKSRDLMRYVDGTLLCPPKHVANSTTVNHAYTAASILSVVTKKGDISMADYLDCMNAIADNLVFAGQPVSDEELVQIVLNNLGPAFEMTVSAAQARDNPIAYPTLESLMLTT, from the exons ATGGCTGACAACAATATTTCCGTTGTTAACTCCAACCCTcaaaacaccaccaccaccttccaacctTTCTCCACTATCGTCAATATCAAACTTGATAGAACCAACTACCCACTGTGGTTGGCTCAAATGCTTCCTATTCTGAAAAGTAGGGACCTTATGAGGTATGTTGATGGCACGTTGTTGTGTCCCCCAAAACATGTTGCAAACTCCACCACTGTCAACCATGCGTACACGGCTGCGTCCATCCTGTCCGTGGTG ACTAAGAAAGGTGATATATCCATGGCTGATTACCTAGATTGCATGAATGCGATAGCTGACAACCTTGTTTTTGCCGGGCAACCTGTGTCTGATGAGGAACTTGTTCAGATTGTGTTGAACAATCTAGGACCAGCGTTTGAGATGACTGTGAGTGCTGCACAAGCTCGGGATAACCCTATCGCGTATCCAACACTTGAATCACTCATGTTGACTACCTAA